The Plectropomus leopardus isolate mb chromosome 15, YSFRI_Pleo_2.0, whole genome shotgun sequence genome has a segment encoding these proteins:
- the mdh1ab gene encoding malate dehydrogenase 1Ab, NAD (soluble) — protein MAVRYPIACWTVALRSVCVCVCFVFFFQVLVVGNPANTNCLIAAKSAPSIPKENFSCLTRLDHNRARSQVAMRCGVPATHVRNVIIWGNHSSTQYPDVHHCLVNMSGGELACFDAVKDDAWLKGDFITTVQQRGAAVIKARKLSSAMSAAKAICDHMRDIWTGTPEGEFISMGVYSSGNSYGVPEDLIYSFPVQIKDKTWKIVQGLAINDFSKSKMEATAAELIQERDTAVSFLGV, from the exons ATGGCAGTCAGATATCCCATTGCCTGTTGGACTGTGGCTCTCAGAA gtgtgtgtgtgtgtgtgtgttttgtttttttttttcaggtgctGGTTGTGGGAAATCCTGCCAACACCAACTGTCTGATTGCAGCCAAGTCTGCTCCCTCCATCCCCAAAGAGAACTTCTCCTGCCTCACCCGTCTGGACCACAACAGGGCTCGCTCTCAG GTGGCGATGCGCTGTGGCGTTCCTGCCACCCACGTGAGGAATGTGATCATCTGGGGCAACCACTCGTCCACCCAGTACCCAGACGTGCATCACTGCTTGGTCAACATGTCTGGCGGCGAGCTCGCCTGCTTTGATGCAGTCAAGGATGATGCCTGGCTGAAAGGAGACTTCATCACC ACGGTGCAGCAGAGAGGCGCTGCAGTCATCAAGGCCAGGAAGCTGTCCAGCGCCATGTCTGCCGCCAAGGCCATCTGTGACCACATGAGAGACATCTGGACCGGCACCCCCGAG GGTGAGTTCATCTCCATGGGTGTTTACTCCTCTGGTAACTCCTATGGAGTCCCAGAAGACCTCATCTACTCATTCCCTGTCCAGATCAAG gACAAGACCTGGAAGATTGTGCAGGGTCTGGCCATCAACGACTTCTCCAAGTCCAAGATGGAAGccacagcagcagagc